In Rhineura floridana isolate rRhiFlo1 chromosome 1, rRhiFlo1.hap2, whole genome shotgun sequence, the following proteins share a genomic window:
- the PRL gene encoding prolactin has translation MTHKKASLKGVLLAILLMTYMFLTRKGVTSSPICPNGSDSCQVSLGDLFDRAVKLSHYIHSLSAEMFNEFDERYAQGRGFIAKAINSCHTSSLTTPDDKEQAQQIHHEDLLNLVLSVLRSWNDPLLHLVSEVQRIKEAPDTILWKAMEIEEQNKRLLEGMEKIVGRVHPGDTGNDVYSRWSGLPSLQLADEDSRLFAFYNLLHCLRRDSHKIDNYLKLLKCRLIHDSNC, from the exons ATGACCCACAAGAAGGCTTCATTGAAAG GTGTGTTGCTGGCCATCCTCCTGATGACTTATATGTTCCTGACAAGGAAGGGTGTAACTTCTTCACCTATCTGTCCCAATGGGTCTGACAGTTGCCAGGTCTCCCTTGGGGATCTTTTTGACCGTGCTGTTAAACTCTCACACTATATCCACTCTCTGTCTGCGGAAATGTTCAATGAATTT GATGAACGCTATGCTCAGGGCCGAGGGTTTATTGCAAAAGCCATTAACAGCTGCCACACCTCTTCCCTAACCACTCCTGATGACAAGGAGCAAGCTCAGCAAATTCAC CATGAAGACCTGCTAAACTTAGTGCTGAGTGTTCTCCGTTCCTGGAATGACCCTCTACTCCATCTGGTCTCGGAGGTCCAACGAATCAAAGAAGCTCCTGATACCATTCTCTGGAAGGCCATGGAGATTGAGGAGCAAAACAAAAGGCTTCTGGAGGGGATGGAGAAAATCGTTGGAAGG GTTCACCCAGGTGACACAGGCAATGACGTCTATTCTAGATGGTCAGGGCTCCCATCCCTCCAACTGGCTGATGAAGATTCTCGCCTCTTTGCCTTCTACAACCTACTGCATTGCTTGCGTAGGGACTCCCACAAAATTGACAACTATCTGAAACTCTTGAAGTGCCGCCTCATTCATGATAGTAACTGTTGA